In Carya illinoinensis cultivar Pawnee chromosome 7, C.illinoinensisPawnee_v1, whole genome shotgun sequence, the following are encoded in one genomic region:
- the LOC122314878 gene encoding pectinesterase inhibitor 6, which translates to MASVHIIFHVTYILLAWLTNFEQIAYGEGDNYVHDACNVTRYQDLCVHTLASFSRTCKSSPSKWARAGVSVTLAEVKSTAQYLTSLKKLHRVMRGRNRVALSDCIECFQDAIDELHKSLYVLRRLSTRPYIFDMQMNDLNTWISAALTDEDTCLDGFEGHKGKQVKLLRNRALNATYITSNALALVNKLATTGSGIPNRSANLKGRD; encoded by the coding sequence ATGGCATCCGTTCATATAATATTTCATGTCACGTACATACTTCTTGCGTGGCTGACAAATTTCGAGCAAATAGCTTATGGAGAGGGAGACAACTATGTCCATGATGCCTGCAATGTGACAAGGTATCAAGACCTCTGTGTTCACACACTAGCATCGTTTTCACGCACTTGTAAGAGCAGCCCAAGTAAGTGGGCACGGGCGGGGGTGTCGGTGACCTTAGCCGAGGTCAAGAGCACTGCGCAGTACCTGACAAGTTTGAAGAAATTACATCGGGTTATGCGAGGAAGGAACCGAGTCGCCCTTTCAGATTGCATCGAATGTTTTCAGGACGCCATTGACGAGCTTCACAAATCACTCTATGTTCTGAGAAGGCTAAGTACAAGACCATATATATTCGATATGCAAATGAATGATCTCAATACATGGATTAGTGCAGCGCTCACCGATGAAGATACTTGCTTGGATGGTTTTGAAGGCCATAAGGGAAAGCAGGTTAAGTTACTTCGAAATCGGGCTTTGAATGCTACTTATATCACTAGTAATGCCCTGGCTCTTGTTAACAAACTTGCCACCACAGGTTCTGGCATCCCAAATCGATCGGCCAATCTCAAAGGAAGGGATTAA
- the LOC122315198 gene encoding laccase-2-like, producing the protein MGASLPASSTLFVVVFFFAINSLSVFPEVSVAKHAGVTRHYKFDIRLQNVTRFCQSKSMVTVNGMFPGPQVFAKEGDRLVVKVVNHVPNNISIHWHGIRQLRSGWFDGPSYITQCPIQTGQSYVYNFTIVGRKGTLFWHAHISWLRATVYGLLIILPKRNASYPFAKPHKEVPIMFGEWWNVDPEAVISQAL; encoded by the exons ATGGGTGCTTCTCTTCCAGCATCATCGACATTATTTGTTGTGGTTTTTTTCTTTGCCATTAACTCTCTCTCGGTCTTTCCTGAGGTTTCTGTTGCAAAGCATGCAGGCGTTACAAGGCACTACAAATTTGAT ATAAGGTTGCAAAATGTCACCCGATTTTGCCAATCAAAGAGCATGGTGACAGTTAATGGGATGTTCCCCGGGCCTCAAGTTTTTGCCAAAGAAGGTGACAGATTGGTAGTTAAGGTGGTCAATCATGTTCCAAACAACATCAGCATCCATTG GCATGGAATCAGACAACTCAGGAGCGGATGGTTTGATGGGCCATCATATATAACACAATGCCCTATTCAAACTGGGCAGAGTTATGTGTACAACTTCACCATTGTTGGCCGAAAAGGAACTCTCTTCTGGCATGCCCACATCTCATGGCTTAGAGCTACCGTCTACGGACTCCTTATCATCCTCCCCAAGCGGAATGCATCCTACCCTTTTGCCAAACCACACAAGGAGGTCCCCATCATGTTTG GAGAGTGGTGGAATGTTGATCCAGAGGCAGTTATCAGCCAGGCTCTTTAG